Proteins encoded within one genomic window of Companilactobacillus sp.:
- a CDS encoding LysR family transcriptional regulator has product MNTKDLQVFTTTYKSNSFSQAAAKIYMSPQGVSKTITKLETELGVQLFDRTKQGIEPTTSARMLYEKSTDLRVIFQSISMADSENNLHQEMINLFIADDFSSYLGFDFFYNFQLENHNKTLNFVEFPDSMLNKALISHGNIGFIEGPIDFKKFDGIYFDTNYYCAIMSPKNPLAVGDKVNIQDLNHESLATKSKEFQIFNAHLSELVKHHVFPIHTLQTSNNDFIVEFARRNLGIGIVPNYLMSLPHFKDLAEKGEVVQKQLNGAELKRDIYFVQVKGKELTAGEQMFKDYVVNYLENKENHWRCNF; this is encoded by the coding sequence ATGAACACTAAAGATCTGCAAGTATTTACGACAACTTATAAGAGCAATTCTTTTTCGCAGGCGGCTGCCAAAATTTATATGTCTCCGCAAGGGGTGTCAAAAACGATTACCAAATTAGAGACAGAATTAGGCGTCCAATTGTTCGATCGAACTAAACAAGGCATCGAACCAACGACCTCTGCGCGAATGCTGTACGAGAAATCCACTGACCTGCGAGTGATTTTTCAAAGTATCTCGATGGCCGATTCAGAGAACAACTTGCATCAAGAGATGATCAATCTGTTCATTGCTGATGACTTTTCATCATATTTGGGATTCGATTTTTTTTATAATTTCCAATTGGAAAACCATAATAAGACCCTCAATTTCGTTGAATTTCCGGATTCGATGCTCAATAAAGCTTTGATCAGTCATGGAAATATTGGCTTTATCGAAGGCCCAATTGACTTTAAAAAATTTGATGGGATTTATTTCGACACTAATTATTACTGTGCAATCATGTCGCCCAAAAATCCCTTGGCAGTGGGTGATAAGGTCAACATTCAAGACCTAAATCATGAATCTCTGGCAACTAAGAGTAAGGAATTTCAAATTTTTAACGCACATCTTAGCGAATTAGTTAAGCATCATGTTTTTCCAATTCATACCTTGCAAACTTCGAATAATGATTTCATTGTAGAATTTGCTCGTCGCAATTTAGGTATCGGGATCGTGCCCAACTATCTGATGTCGCTGCCACACTTTAAGGATTTGGCTGAAAAAGGCGAGGTAGTTCAAAAGCAGTTAAATGGTGCGGAATTAAAACGCGATATTTATTTTGTGCAAGTGAAGGGTAAAGAATTAACTGCTGGTGAGCAAATGTTTAAAGACTATGTGGTCAACTATCTTGAAAATAAAGAGAATCATTGGCGTTGCAACTTTTAG
- a CDS encoding FAD-dependent oxidoreductase yields MALTKNKSYDLVIIGAGASGFTAAYQAAKNGLSVVVLEKGRHTGGSGDWVEGIFAVDSDMQKAKNVKLTKDDVLNEELEYSHYEADTNSWKQYIDHSAEMINWLKDLGVKYVDVQGLGSGNVTWHLMEGNGKQAIHTAIEPETIKAGAEIVTSVAAKSLIKDDEGKISGVVIEDQADKHTETIDAKAVIIATGGYLNNSKLIDQDTNYNAKQLIPVNSGKNTGDGLELAWDVGAQKYRMGMAMLFGGYVKDSTNPSYIYRTSDMNGAVTQQSLLWVNENGQRFTNEEVVDNFSHAGNALFTQNKIFSIIDQGTIDHLMNVGLYKDMGTYFTTQKTLDGLQKEIDESLDKNLPFIHKADTIAELAKETGLTGLEDEVSHYNELCKNGKDTDYNKDPKFMVAVDQGPYYAFELGIGAFCTMGGLKVDLDNRVLNDDGEVIEGLYAAGNDAAGILVGDTYGPNMPGTEGGYAFYSGRHSANTVTKYLKKSSVLN; encoded by the coding sequence ATGGCACTTACAAAAAATAAATCATATGATCTCGTAATTATTGGAGCTGGTGCATCAGGCTTCACGGCTGCCTATCAAGCAGCAAAAAACGGACTGTCAGTAGTTGTCTTAGAAAAAGGCCGTCACACTGGTGGTAGTGGCGACTGGGTCGAAGGGATTTTTGCTGTCGACTCAGATATGCAAAAAGCTAAAAACGTTAAACTAACTAAGGATGACGTTTTAAATGAAGAACTCGAATACTCTCACTATGAGGCTGACACCAATAGCTGGAAACAATATATCGACCACAGTGCTGAAATGATCAACTGGCTCAAAGACTTGGGCGTTAAATATGTTGACGTTCAAGGACTTGGTTCTGGGAATGTTACTTGGCACTTGATGGAAGGTAATGGTAAACAAGCAATACACACAGCAATTGAACCTGAAACCATCAAAGCTGGAGCTGAGATCGTTACCTCAGTTGCCGCTAAGTCATTGATCAAAGATGACGAAGGCAAGATTTCTGGCGTAGTCATTGAAGACCAAGCTGATAAACATACCGAAACGATCGATGCTAAAGCTGTTATCATCGCAACTGGTGGCTACTTGAACAACAGCAAGTTGATCGACCAAGACACCAACTACAACGCTAAACAATTGATTCCAGTTAACTCTGGTAAAAATACTGGTGATGGATTGGAATTAGCTTGGGATGTTGGCGCTCAAAAATATCGGATGGGCATGGCAATGCTCTTTGGCGGATACGTTAAAGACTCAACTAACCCTTCATATATTTACAGAACTTCAGATATGAACGGGGCTGTGACTCAACAATCATTATTGTGGGTCAACGAAAATGGCCAACGCTTTACTAATGAAGAAGTCGTTGATAACTTCTCGCACGCTGGTAATGCATTGTTTACACAAAATAAAATTTTTAGCATTATCGACCAAGGAACTATCGATCACTTGATGAATGTTGGCTTGTACAAAGACATGGGAACATACTTTACAACTCAAAAGACTTTGGACGGTTTACAAAAAGAAATCGATGAGTCATTAGACAAGAATTTGCCATTTATTCATAAAGCAGACACGATTGCTGAGCTTGCCAAAGAAACTGGCTTGACTGGATTAGAAGATGAAGTCAGCCATTACAACGAACTTTGCAAGAACGGTAAGGATACAGACTACAACAAGGATCCTAAGTTTATGGTCGCAGTTGACCAAGGACCTTATTATGCATTTGAACTTGGTATCGGTGCTTTTTGTACCATGGGTGGCTTAAAAGTTGACCTTGATAATCGAGTTCTGAATGACGATGGCGAAGTGATCGAAGGATTATACGCTGCCGGAAACGATGCCGCTGGTATCTTGGTCGGCGATACATACGGACCAAATATGCCAGGAACTGAAGGTGGTTACGCATTTTACTCCGGCCGCCACAGTGCAAATACAGTGACAAAATATTTGAAAAAATCGTCAGTACTAAACTAA
- a CDS encoding type II toxin-antitoxin system RelB/DinJ family antitoxin — translation MSEKVLVSFKTNKQDKERATDTFNSLGLNLSTAINIFLKRSITEGGLPFEVKDPFYSEANMKELRKRAMELENGTAEVEKHEIESE, via the coding sequence ATGTCTGAAAAAGTACTAGTTTCTTTTAAAACTAATAAACAGGATAAAGAACGAGCAACTGACACCTTCAATTCTCTCGGCTTAAATCTTTCAACTGCCATCAACATATTTCTTAAACGTAGTATTACTGAAGGTGGACTACCTTTTGAAGTTAAAGATCCATTTTACAGTGAAGCCAATATGAAAGAGTTGCGGAAGAGAGCAATGGAACTTGAGAACGGAACAGCAGAAGTTGAGAAACATGAAATTGAGAGTGAGTAA
- a CDS encoding FMN-binding protein, producing MRKIVGTSLSVAVAIAMAVDGYIVFFKGNQQTAADNTVKTKSTSVKKKSTSTTTKKTSDGQYKDGTYTGEATSTQWGDVQVQIKVSNGKLATINVLQSPDSENKSVQINEQALPTYKSEAITAQSSKIQQISGATETYKGFTGSLQNALDQAQA from the coding sequence ATGAGAAAAATTGTTGGTACTTCATTATCAGTAGCGGTGGCGATTGCTATGGCGGTTGACGGTTATATCGTCTTTTTCAAAGGGAATCAACAGACTGCTGCTGATAACACAGTGAAAACTAAATCGACTTCAGTTAAGAAAAAATCGACTTCGACGACGACTAAAAAGACGTCTGACGGTCAATATAAAGATGGGACATACACTGGCGAGGCTACTAGTACTCAGTGGGGCGACGTTCAAGTTCAAATTAAAGTGTCCAATGGAAAGTTAGCGACGATCAACGTTTTGCAAAGTCCTGATTCGGAAAATAAATCGGTTCAGATCAATGAACAAGCATTGCCAACTTACAAGTCTGAAGCTATTACTGCACAAAGTTCTAAGATCCAACAGATTTCTGGAGCCACTGAAACTTATAAAGGTTTCACTGGTTCGCTACAAAATGCATTAGATCAAGCACAAGCCTAA
- a CDS encoding FAD:protein FMN transferase, with protein MMNQTTILYPNAVIDQMTIPFTVKLAITEYDDIVAEEFQDAYAKINAGLAEINQKFSTFQEDSLVSEYRRTQNASIMFDDEFQSVYGQCTIATELTDGYFDPFFDGGYNPTGLVKGWAIQSLFNAYLRPLLDDPKIVGVSLNGGGDMQLGARVDSGFVWNVGIEDPNDLQRIIAEYHIQNGAIATSGMNKRGQHIRRRPSSIQQVTMVANDLTEADVWATAGIAAGTDKFEHLISESKLTGMLVDTRSGLTSFAGGKIKHATETQI; from the coding sequence ATGATGAATCAAACTACCATTTTATATCCCAATGCGGTTATCGATCAGATGACGATTCCTTTTACCGTTAAACTTGCCATTACCGAATACGATGATATCGTTGCCGAAGAATTTCAAGATGCATATGCAAAAATCAATGCTGGACTGGCCGAAATCAATCAGAAGTTCTCGACATTTCAAGAAGATTCATTAGTTTCAGAATATCGGCGTACGCAAAATGCTTCGATCATGTTTGACGATGAATTTCAGTCAGTCTATGGACAATGTACGATTGCAACAGAATTAACTGATGGATACTTCGACCCATTTTTTGACGGCGGGTACAATCCTACTGGATTGGTTAAAGGCTGGGCAATTCAATCACTTTTTAATGCTTATTTACGGCCACTTTTAGACGACCCCAAAATCGTTGGCGTTTCCTTAAATGGTGGTGGCGACATGCAATTGGGTGCCCGAGTCGACAGTGGATTCGTGTGGAATGTCGGGATTGAAGATCCTAATGACCTACAGCGGATCATTGCTGAATATCACATCCAAAATGGTGCTATCGCTACCTCAGGGATGAACAAGCGTGGACAACACATTAGACGCCGACCTAGCAGTATTCAACAAGTTACTATGGTGGCTAACGACCTGACGGAAGCTGATGTTTGGGCCACCGCAGGTATCGCTGCAGGGACTGATAAATTCGAACATTTGATCAGTGAATCGAAACTCACAGGAATGTTAGTTGACACTCGTTCTGGTCTAACTTCATTTGCCGGAGGAAAAATTAAGCATGCTACAGAAACACAGATATAG
- a CDS encoding FAD-binding oxidoreductase: protein MLQKHRYSLWLFWLIAIFLLPLPFLQTLSAGLPTIYSGESQAIYYGTIAYVWMLFAVYLSTKPKWLDRLIGLPDMYMVHGILAIGAIVLAFLHKENTQSFGWIKTTGDWAFDLFLGLMIYSLIFMAGWLTNRIPILKKIKHTLEIIFRHELSVWVHRLNIVAVVLVFIHVQLISYIVAIKPFIVLFDVVSGLVLLSYLWAKFIAPTTYNNGTLVKNQPISDNIYELAIKLPNHAKIDLQAGDYVFISFPDIKGLKEMHPFSLATNPNTDENIDLLIRGDGDFTKKLQDLPRGTRVLIDGGYGRYQAFLKEQPENSNIVILAGGIGVTPLLSTIAANLNRKMQVFYTAHNPSDLLATNEFSQWSQLKNFTMHQQVGRYKDDQIFSDLPDNWQQDTIFLISGPSTMMHHYAKSLKRQGASAGSIYYE, encoded by the coding sequence ATGCTACAGAAACACAGATATAGTCTTTGGCTATTTTGGCTAATTGCCATCTTCTTATTGCCACTGCCATTTTTACAAACACTTTCTGCAGGTCTTCCCACGATTTATAGTGGCGAATCCCAGGCTATTTATTATGGAACAATTGCGTATGTTTGGATGCTATTTGCCGTTTATTTGAGCACCAAACCCAAATGGCTTGACCGCTTGATCGGCCTGCCAGATATGTATATGGTCCACGGGATACTCGCAATCGGTGCGATCGTCCTCGCCTTTTTGCACAAAGAAAATACCCAATCATTTGGCTGGATCAAAACAACCGGAGATTGGGCATTCGATTTATTTTTAGGATTGATGATCTATTCGCTGATTTTCATGGCCGGATGGCTGACGAATCGGATCCCAATTTTGAAAAAAATTAAACATACTCTTGAAATTATTTTTAGACATGAATTGTCGGTCTGGGTCCACCGCTTGAACATCGTGGCCGTAGTTTTGGTATTCATCCACGTGCAACTGATCAGTTATATCGTGGCAATCAAGCCATTTATCGTTTTGTTCGACGTCGTCAGCGGATTAGTCTTGCTGAGTTATTTATGGGCAAAATTCATTGCACCGACAACCTACAATAACGGTACTCTGGTAAAAAATCAGCCGATCTCAGACAACATTTACGAGTTGGCAATCAAGTTGCCTAACCATGCAAAAATCGATTTGCAGGCTGGAGACTACGTCTTCATTTCTTTCCCAGACATCAAAGGATTAAAGGAAATGCATCCCTTCTCATTAGCAACGAATCCTAATACTGATGAGAATATCGACCTCCTGATTCGAGGGGATGGTGACTTCACGAAAAAGCTCCAAGACTTACCAAGAGGCACTAGAGTGTTGATCGACGGTGGCTATGGCCGCTATCAAGCCTTTTTAAAAGAACAACCCGAGAACAGCAACATTGTTATTCTGGCTGGTGGTATCGGCGTAACGCCACTGTTATCGACGATTGCTGCCAATCTAAATCGCAAGATGCAAGTATTCTATACTGCACACAATCCGTCTGATTTATTGGCAACCAACGAGTTCAGTCAATGGAGTCAATTGAAAAACTTTACCATGCATCAGCAAGTCGGACGATACAAGGATGACCAGATCTTCTCAGATTTGCCTGACAATTGGCAACAGGACACGATTTTTCTGATCAGCGGACCAAGCACGATGATGCACCATTACGCTAAATCGCTGAAACGTCAAGGAGCATCAGCAGGTTCAATCTACTACGAATAA
- a CDS encoding type II toxin-antitoxin system Phd/YefM family antitoxin — protein MDSVNYTNFRKKLKEYMTQVNDDSEPLIVTNKDSNNDIVVLSKDDYDSMNETMRILSNPPLMDKIRRGDAQFSKNKGTQHNLIDSEEM, from the coding sequence ATGGACTCAGTTAATTACACCAACTTTAGAAAAAAGCTTAAGGAATACATGACGCAAGTAAACGATGATTCGGAACCATTGATTGTCACTAACAAGGATAGTAATAATGATATCGTTGTATTATCTAAAGATGATTATGATTCAATGAATGAAACCATGCGAATTCTCTCCAATCCACCTCTAATGGATAAAATCAGACGAGGGGATGCACAATTTTCGAAAAATAAGGGAACTCAGCATAATTTAATCGATTCTGAGGAGATGTGA
- a CDS encoding Txe/YoeB family addiction module toxin codes for MGLFWSDDAWDDYMYWFKQGDKKKIRKINSLIKDIKQHPFSGQGKPEPLKYELTGKWSRRITGEHRLIYSIEDDTVYLYSARDHY; via the coding sequence ATGGGACTCTTTTGGTCAGATGATGCATGGGATGATTACATGTATTGGTTTAAGCAGGGAGATAAAAAGAAAATACGTAAAATCAATAGTTTAATCAAGGATATCAAACAACACCCTTTTTCAGGACAAGGAAAGCCAGAACCATTAAAGTATGAATTGACAGGAAAATGGTCGAGACGAATTACAGGAGAGCATCGTCTAATTTATAGCATTGAGGACGATACTGTCTATTTATATTCAGCTCGAGATCATTATTGA
- a CDS encoding M13-type metalloendopeptidase encodes MKMKKSLMGVFTFSAVILGAITTSQTVKADAVTDQQQPSVEESQTTTQPTSATATIGTVDPASSVNTAKTTPTATVYDPASTDTASVNKNNNSNTTQTTIGTSSITPTTIYNGFDNTQSTSTSDNSNYTTTNTVNETTNDYQTTTVAQPSQTTNTNGGDWNGDVTYARPQDNFYMSENGAWVNETQVNDATPEQGTFNDVTASVDQQVENDFINLSNGMDSAGYAMDSATWFYQLTSGDDLSNVGVITPDMSLEVENILKMTNINQVNGAFTNMIGRDQPTPFSIIIGRDQNDPTKQAIYLFGAQPLMLTDQGIGSDEENAVVGFLQAAGYSDDVIQDIITGTVNYDQLLMNTETAQDLSAEPEITSNYAQVGFQDLADTSQYINFNAIFQTLMGETPDYVYEMTPSYFNNLSKLVNPDTFNDLKGWLISDLILYRASELQNITDGFEDYLQTNYPELSQEYLEDPDDLSPQLQQEFAYYLTSTAFTDAFSQYYGPQIMSQQEKDAVTTMTKKIIYTYSTQIINANWLDNQTKLNALGKLSRLQIKIGYPTSKDFDYLNKVDIEGNNSAYINYRNLVGTQALQAFADFKDPVNRSAWDEGDSALTPDASYDVLTNSITINAGIVQSPFFSTDNTDSQNLGGLGVIIGHELTHAFDANGSLYDGNGEYNDWWSSDDRARFNQLVDDMAAEYNGIPYGGGYVNGVQTENENIADNGGLNVALATLENESSYDLNQFFENYALGWRSKYNTELQAAQLEDVHTPDSIRVNTSLQNIGAFYDTYDVQPGDGMYLAPDQRVNIW; translated from the coding sequence ATGAAAATGAAAAAAAGTTTAATGGGCGTATTTACCTTTTCTGCCGTAATTCTCGGAGCAATTACTACGAGTCAAACAGTCAAGGCAGATGCAGTCACAGATCAACAACAGCCAAGTGTTGAAGAAAGTCAGACCACTACTCAACCAACTTCGGCAACAGCTACAATTGGCACAGTTGATCCTGCATCATCAGTAAATACAGCCAAGACAACACCTACCGCGACAGTTTATGATCCAGCAAGTACTGATACGGCAAGTGTAAATAAAAATAATAATAGCAATACAACACAAACAACTATCGGAACAAGTTCTATTACACCAACTACTATCTATAATGGTTTTGATAATACTCAATCAACAAGTACTAGCGATAATTCGAACTATACAACAACTAATACTGTGAACGAAACAACTAATGATTATCAAACCACAACAGTCGCACAACCTTCTCAAACTACTAATACAAATGGTGGCGACTGGAATGGCGATGTAACTTACGCAAGACCACAAGACAATTTTTACATGTCCGAAAATGGTGCTTGGGTAAATGAAACACAAGTTAATGATGCCACACCTGAACAAGGTACCTTTAACGATGTGACAGCTAGTGTCGACCAACAAGTCGAAAATGACTTTATCAACTTATCAAACGGAATGGATTCAGCAGGTTACGCCATGGATTCAGCTACTTGGTTCTATCAATTGACTTCTGGCGATGACCTCAGCAACGTCGGCGTGATCACACCTGATATGAGTCTTGAAGTAGAGAATATCTTGAAGATGACCAATATCAACCAAGTAAACGGTGCGTTTACTAATATGATCGGTCGTGATCAACCAACGCCATTTTCAATTATCATCGGTCGTGACCAAAACGATCCTACCAAACAAGCTATCTACTTATTTGGTGCTCAACCTTTGATGTTGACAGACCAAGGTATAGGTTCAGATGAAGAAAATGCTGTCGTCGGCTTTTTACAAGCAGCAGGTTATTCTGACGATGTTATCCAAGATATCATCACCGGAACCGTCAACTATGACCAGTTGTTGATGAATACCGAAACAGCTCAAGATTTGAGTGCAGAGCCAGAAATTACTTCTAATTACGCACAAGTTGGTTTCCAAGACTTAGCTGATACTTCTCAATACATCAACTTCAATGCTATTTTCCAAACGTTGATGGGAGAAACGCCAGACTACGTCTACGAAATGACTCCTTCATATTTCAATAACTTATCTAAGTTAGTCAATCCAGATACGTTTAACGATTTGAAGGGTTGGTTGATTTCTGATTTGATCCTATATCGTGCCAGTGAATTGCAAAATATCACTGATGGATTCGAAGATTATTTGCAGACTAACTACCCAGAACTTAGTCAAGAATACCTCGAAGATCCAGACGATCTTTCACCACAATTGCAACAAGAATTTGCATATTATCTAACTTCAACAGCATTTACCGATGCATTTAGTCAGTATTACGGCCCACAGATCATGTCTCAACAAGAAAAAGATGCCGTAACTACGATGACTAAAAAAATTATCTACACTTATTCAACGCAGATCATCAACGCTAATTGGTTAGACAACCAGACTAAATTGAATGCCTTGGGCAAACTTAGTCGACTACAAATTAAAATTGGTTATCCAACTAGCAAAGATTTTGATTATCTGAATAAAGTAGATATCGAAGGTAATAACTCAGCATATATCAACTACCGTAACTTAGTCGGAACACAAGCTCTGCAAGCATTTGCTGACTTTAAAGATCCAGTTAACCGTAGTGCTTGGGACGAAGGCGACTCTGCCTTAACACCAGATGCATCATACGATGTCTTGACCAACTCGATCACCATCAATGCCGGTATCGTCCAAAGTCCATTCTTCAGTACCGATAATACTGATTCGCAAAACTTAGGTGGACTAGGCGTTATCATCGGACATGAGTTGACTCACGCCTTTGATGCTAATGGTTCCTTATACGACGGAAATGGCGAGTACAACGATTGGTGGTCTAGTGACGATAGAGCTAGATTTAATCAATTAGTTGACGACATGGCTGCCGAATATAACGGAATCCCTTATGGTGGCGGCTACGTCAACGGTGTTCAAACTGAAAATGAGAACATTGCCGATAACGGTGGTTTAAACGTTGCCTTAGCAACTCTAGAAAATGAATCAAGTTACGATTTGAATCAATTTTTTGAAAACTATGCTTTAGGTTGGAGATCTAAGTACAACACCGAACTCCAAGCAGCACAGCTCGAAGATGTCCATACACCAGACAGCATCCGTGTTAACACATCATTACAAAATATTGGTGCATTCTACGACACGTACGATGTTCAACCTGGCGATGGAATGTACTTAGCTCCAGATCAACGTGTTAATATTTGGTAA
- a CDS encoding helix-turn-helix domain-containing protein → MGRQYTYEQKINLIEEFKQSNLPKQTFAKSKNIPCTTFRGWYWVYTEYGAEGLKKQKTPNHYSAETKISAVKAYRNGEGTLHEVTSKYGIKDTKQLRYWLIQYNDDKKLTDSPVGRKVIHVSKKTTLEERIQVVEYVTLQDHSYAAASEHFQVSYQQVRMWVMKAEHIGYSALADERGHKKTRDHVELTELDKLKLENRQLKAELEKHKVIEAFEKKFNEIQRGE, encoded by the coding sequence ATGGGCAGACAATATACTTACGAACAGAAGATTAATTTAATTGAAGAGTTCAAACAATCTAATCTTCCAAAACAAACCTTTGCGAAATCGAAAAATATACCATGTACAACGTTTAGAGGATGGTATTGGGTTTATACGGAATATGGAGCGGAAGGCTTGAAAAAGCAGAAAACCCCTAATCATTACAGTGCGGAAACTAAGATCAGTGCTGTAAAGGCATATAGAAATGGTGAAGGAACTTTACATGAAGTAACAAGTAAATATGGTATTAAGGACACAAAGCAGCTTAGATACTGGCTAATACAGTATAATGATGACAAGAAACTGACAGATTCACCTGTTGGAAGGAAGGTCATCCACGTGTCAAAGAAAACAACGTTAGAAGAAAGAATTCAAGTGGTTGAGTACGTTACCCTACAAGATCATTCTTACGCTGCAGCCTCAGAACATTTTCAAGTATCTTACCAACAAGTACGCATGTGGGTAATGAAAGCTGAACATATTGGATATTCTGCTTTGGCAGACGAACGCGGTCATAAGAAAACCAGAGATCACGTTGAATTGACAGAATTAGATAAATTAAAATTAGAGAATCGTCAACTCAAAGCTGAACTTGAAAAACATAAAGTAATTGAAGCCTTTGAAAAAAAATTCAACGAAATCCAGCGTGGGGAGTGA
- a CDS encoding IS3 family transposase: protein MNKQNRQAYQAIIEVCQNHHGWKSILLEYMGVSRQAFNKFVKRKESPWEKRNELLKKKVLEIYNFHTQTIGAGKILLNLRMEGSLEFGVTLKQIKRVMRELNIRCKSCTKKKDRQDDEDRYIKDNVLNQNFDAKAPNEIWLSDSTQLEFGIEQRQKIQLSGVLDLYGRHLIGFNLTPSETAEAETEMFENVFDKMGDVHPLVHTDRGSAYVSNKFNKLLSQHQVTRSMSRPGTPFDNAPMEHWWREFKNRWMDRFPTPTTFEELKRLVEAGINYFNNNDRSETRNGLTPAEYWNKAISLSL, encoded by the coding sequence GTGAACAAACAAAACAGACAAGCTTATCAGGCAATAATTGAGGTTTGTCAAAATCATCATGGATGGAAGTCCATTTTATTAGAGTATATGGGCGTAAGCAGACAGGCCTTTAATAAATTTGTTAAACGTAAAGAAAGTCCATGGGAAAAAAGAAATGAATTACTAAAGAAAAAAGTCCTTGAGATTTACAACTTTCATACCCAAACAATTGGTGCAGGTAAAATCCTTCTCAATCTTAGAATGGAAGGATCATTGGAGTTTGGTGTTACGCTCAAACAAATCAAGCGAGTTATGAGAGAACTAAATATTCGCTGTAAATCATGTACAAAGAAAAAGGATCGTCAAGACGATGAAGATAGATACATTAAAGATAATGTGCTAAATCAAAATTTTGATGCCAAAGCTCCAAATGAAATTTGGTTATCTGATTCAACTCAATTAGAATTCGGAATCGAACAGAGACAAAAGATACAGCTAAGTGGTGTATTGGATCTTTATGGTAGACATTTGATTGGATTCAATTTAACCCCATCTGAGACCGCAGAAGCTGAAACAGAAATGTTTGAAAATGTGTTCGACAAAATGGGTGATGTACATCCTCTTGTTCATACTGATCGGGGATCAGCCTATGTCTCAAATAAGTTCAATAAGCTTTTATCGCAACATCAAGTTACTAGAAGTATGTCCAGACCAGGAACACCTTTTGACAACGCTCCAATGGAACACTGGTGGAGAGAATTTAAAAATCGATGGATGGACCGTTTTCCAACTCCTACAACTTTTGAAGAATTGAAAAGATTGGTAGAAGCAGGAATAAATTATTTTAATAATAATGATCGATCAGAAACAAGAAATGGCCTTACTCCAGCAGAATACTGGAATAAAGCCATTAGTTTGAGTTTATAA
- a CDS encoding alpha/beta fold hydrolase, with protein MIKIYKRLLQDVPILEVVEEEYRYSKTPIVIFYHGWRSDKELVLTQARKLASKNIRVILPDAMNHGERLHDVSSIPSFTFWNTIQGNIAEFSLIKGFYKKRDLINDGKIGVGGYSMGGMTTGALLTQHPEITAAAIIMGSPKLNDYAKLVRESADKHDLYIPDDMKKLTSWIDDYDLSNYPETIANRPLLFWHGTDDERIPYEEPKSFFDEIQGQPYAEQVAFITGYKAKHLVEPPLMDKIANFFEYYLE; from the coding sequence ATGATAAAAATATATAAGCGGCTCTTGCAAGATGTTCCGATATTGGAAGTTGTTGAGGAAGAATATCGTTACAGCAAAACACCGATTGTTATTTTTTATCACGGTTGGAGATCTGATAAAGAATTGGTTTTGACGCAAGCTAGGAAGTTGGCCAGCAAAAATATCCGGGTGATCTTGCCTGATGCGATGAATCACGGCGAAAGGCTGCACGACGTGTCGTCGATTCCATCGTTTACTTTTTGGAATACCATTCAAGGAAACATTGCCGAGTTCTCGCTGATCAAGGGTTTTTATAAAAAAAGAGATTTGATCAATGATGGCAAAATTGGTGTTGGTGGCTATTCAATGGGCGGGATGACGACGGGTGCGTTGTTGACTCAGCATCCGGAAATCACTGCAGCAGCGATCATTATGGGTAGTCCGAAATTGAACGACTACGCCAAGCTGGTCCGCGAGTCGGCTGATAAACATGATCTGTACATACCGGACGATATGAAAAAATTAACTAGTTGGATCGATGACTATGATCTCAGCAATTATCCAGAGACGATTGCTAATCGGCCATTGCTGTTTTGGCATGGTACTGATGATGAGCGGATTCCTTATGAGGAACCGAAGTCGTTTTTTGATGAGATCCAAGGTCAGCCATATGCTGAACAGGTGGCTTTCATTACTGGATATAAGGCTAAACACCTGGTTGAACCGCCTTTGATGGATAAAATTGCTAACTTTTTCGAATATTATTTGGAATAA